A single genomic interval of Asinibacterium sp. OR53 harbors:
- a CDS encoding VCBS repeat-containing protein, which translates to MSKPVMCSIIRWTGIFLLLVACHSAKKGAPLFTVLDQQTTGLTFRNQMHPTPEFNLFKYMYYYNGAGIGAGDFNNDGKVDLFFAANQGNNALYLNEGGMHFKEVSKAAHIPQDGAWNTGVSVVDINNDGLLDIYICRVGHFGMLAGKNQLLVCKGIRNGVPYYQDEAAQYGLDFSGFSTQAVFFDYDGDGDLDMFLLNHAVNHEARYAPRANFLGTYDTLSGDRMYRNDGGHFTDVTVQSKINSSAISYGLGVVVADINNDGWPDIYVGNDFHENDYLYINQHDGTFAEMNNQQLMHTSQFSMGVDVADADNDGFPEIISMDMLPSDPAILKRSLGEDGYDIFQNKISFGYNYQYARNNLQYNRRNNHFSETGFYSGVYATDWSWAPLWMDFNNDGLKDLFVSNGIPKRMNDIDYINFVSGEEIQQKLRSNNLSKTDMSLVDKFPEVKIPNKFYLNKGNLRFEDMQGSIAHDMPTFSNGAIYADLDNDGDLDIVVNNIDDAVLVYENTCNDHQSRPYATIKLQGPANNINAIGSRLVLFANHGIRTYEKFPVRGFQSSMEEPLHVGLADTRVDSAFLIWPDHSFQKINIDRPLQSFTYQKGLPKFDYTRITGYWKEATRPATDITAQTGLNYLHRENPFNEFNRESLMPHMVSTEGPALAVADINHDGLEDVFIGASKTFHSAIFLQTKNGKFTRVKQPTMELDSMYEDVDASFVDVNNDGNIDLVVASGGNEYYGQDIHMKPRVYLNDGKGNFTRSENAFGDIYTTQSCIVPCDFNGDGYTDLFIGGRAVPWQYGQIPRSYLLLNDGKGHFNDVTEQYAKGLSNVGMVTNAVWADMDGDGNKDLIVCGEWMGIYAFINHKTSFAIKQLTDKKGWWNFILPVDIDQDGKLDLVAGNLGLNAKLQASKEQPVRMYYNDFDNNGTKEQVLTYYIGKEEIPLANKDELQKQLPIIKKKFLYAADFANASLKDIFSNEKLQAAQVFTADDFSNTVFLNKGNLNFTAQALPWQAQLSPYRDAVVVDANGDHLPDILLTGNYYENSIQLGRYDADYGTIAINKGGGRFECQPMNGVILKGQTRHIRSININGKPALIAARNNDSAMVIQFK; encoded by the coding sequence GTGAGTAAACCAGTCATGTGCAGCATCATTCGATGGACGGGAATCTTTTTATTATTGGTTGCCTGCCATTCTGCGAAAAAAGGAGCGCCTTTGTTTACTGTGCTTGACCAGCAGACAACGGGATTAACGTTCAGGAACCAAATGCATCCCACGCCGGAATTTAACCTGTTCAAGTACATGTATTATTACAATGGGGCGGGAATAGGAGCCGGCGACTTTAATAACGACGGAAAGGTAGACCTGTTCTTTGCAGCCAACCAGGGCAATAATGCCTTGTACCTGAATGAAGGCGGCATGCATTTTAAAGAAGTAAGTAAAGCCGCCCATATACCACAGGATGGAGCATGGAATACGGGTGTATCGGTAGTAGACATCAACAATGATGGCCTGTTGGATATTTATATATGCCGCGTGGGGCATTTCGGTATGCTGGCCGGAAAGAACCAGCTATTGGTTTGCAAAGGCATCAGGAATGGAGTTCCTTATTACCAGGACGAAGCAGCGCAGTATGGGCTGGATTTTTCGGGATTCAGCACACAGGCCGTTTTCTTCGATTACGACGGCGATGGAGACCTGGATATGTTCTTGCTGAACCATGCGGTCAATCATGAAGCAAGGTATGCACCCCGGGCCAATTTCCTGGGAACCTACGATACACTTTCCGGAGACCGCATGTACAGGAATGATGGCGGTCATTTTACAGATGTAACCGTACAATCCAAAATCAATAGTTCGGCCATTAGTTACGGACTGGGAGTGGTGGTAGCAGATATCAATAATGATGGCTGGCCGGATATATATGTAGGGAATGATTTTCACGAGAACGATTACCTGTATATCAACCAGCACGATGGCACATTTGCTGAAATGAACAACCAGCAATTGATGCATACCAGCCAGTTTTCTATGGGAGTGGATGTAGCCGATGCGGATAATGATGGTTTTCCCGAGATCATTTCAATGGATATGCTGCCTTCTGATCCGGCTATCTTAAAAAGATCGTTGGGAGAAGATGGCTATGATATTTTTCAAAACAAGATCAGTTTCGGGTATAATTATCAATATGCCCGGAACAATCTTCAATACAACAGGAGGAACAATCATTTCAGCGAAACGGGATTTTACTCAGGTGTGTATGCAACCGATTGGAGCTGGGCGCCACTTTGGATGGATTTCAATAACGATGGACTGAAAGACCTGTTTGTTTCCAATGGCATTCCCAAAAGGATGAATGATATTGATTACATCAATTTTGTTTCCGGTGAAGAGATACAACAAAAACTCAGGTCGAATAACCTGAGCAAGACAGATATGTCGCTGGTAGATAAATTTCCGGAAGTGAAGATCCCGAATAAATTTTACCTCAATAAGGGGAACCTGCGGTTTGAAGACATGCAGGGATCTATTGCGCATGACATGCCCACATTTTCAAACGGAGCCATTTATGCAGACCTGGACAACGACGGAGACCTGGACATAGTGGTGAACAATATTGACGATGCAGTACTCGTGTACGAGAATACATGCAATGACCACCAATCAAGACCGTATGCAACGATAAAATTACAGGGACCTGCCAATAACATCAATGCAATCGGATCCAGGCTGGTATTATTTGCCAATCATGGTATACGCACTTATGAGAAGTTCCCCGTAAGGGGTTTCCAGTCTAGCATGGAAGAGCCGTTGCACGTTGGGCTGGCAGACACCAGGGTTGATTCCGCCTTTTTGATATGGCCGGACCATAGTTTTCAAAAAATCAATATAGACCGCCCGCTTCAATCGTTCACGTATCAGAAAGGGTTACCCAAGTTTGATTATACCCGGATAACGGGTTATTGGAAAGAGGCAACAAGACCGGCAACAGATATCACTGCTCAAACCGGGTTGAATTACCTGCACCGGGAAAATCCTTTCAATGAATTCAACAGGGAGTCATTGATGCCTCATATGGTATCTACCGAAGGACCCGCACTGGCAGTTGCCGATATCAACCACGATGGATTGGAAGATGTATTCATAGGCGCCTCCAAAACATTTCACAGCGCGATTTTTCTGCAAACAAAGAATGGGAAATTCACGAGGGTCAAACAACCTACCATGGAACTGGATAGCATGTACGAAGATGTTGATGCCAGTTTTGTAGATGTAAACAATGATGGAAATATTGACCTGGTGGTAGCCAGTGGTGGCAATGAATATTACGGGCAGGATATACACATGAAACCAAGGGTGTACCTGAACGATGGTAAAGGCAATTTTACAAGATCGGAGAATGCTTTCGGAGATATTTATACAACCCAATCCTGTATTGTTCCCTGCGACTTCAATGGAGACGGGTATACAGACCTTTTCATTGGCGGAAGAGCAGTGCCCTGGCAATACGGACAAATACCCCGCTCTTATTTATTACTGAACGATGGTAAAGGGCATTTCAACGATGTAACGGAACAGTATGCCAAAGGGCTTTCTAATGTTGGCATGGTTACCAATGCCGTGTGGGCAGATATGGATGGAGATGGCAATAAGGATCTTATCGTTTGCGGAGAATGGATGGGTATTTATGCTTTCATCAACCATAAAACTTCTTTTGCCATCAAACAACTGACAGATAAAAAGGGATGGTGGAATTTTATTTTGCCTGTAGACATTGACCAGGATGGTAAGCTGGACCTGGTGGCCGGAAACCTTGGATTGAATGCCAAACTCCAGGCCAGCAAAGAACAGCCTGTTCGCATGTATTATAATGACTTCGATAATAACGGAACCAAAGAACAGGTGCTGACTTACTATATAGGAAAAGAAGAGATCCCGTTGGCTAATAAAGATGAATTGCAAAAACAATTACCCATTATCAAAAAGAAATTCCTGTATGCAGCCGATTTTGCCAACGCATCTTTAAAAGATATTTTCTCGAATGAAAAATTACAGGCTGCGCAAGTGTTTACGGCCGATGATTTTTCCAACACGGTTTTCTTAAACAAGGGCAACCTGAATTTTACAGCGCAGGCATTGCCCTGGCAGGCGCAGCTGAGTCCTTACCGCGATGCCGTAGTGGTAGATGCTAACGGAGACCATCTACCGGACATTTTGTTAACTGGTAACTATTATGAGAACAGTATTCAATTAGGCAGGTATGATGCAGATTATGGAACTATTGCCATCAACAAAGGCGGGGGCAGGTTCGAATGCCAGCCAATGAATGGGGTTATCTTAAAAGGGCAAACAAGGCATATCAGATCAATCAACATCAATGGTAAGCCTGCTCTTATAGCGGCGAGGAACAACGATAGCGCAATGGTTATACAATTTAAATGA
- a CDS encoding vanadium-dependent haloperoxidase: MKKSIPVFSACLCIVVFVACKQKKEGLSIDTTAIQHQCVHRLTEVIVRDILTPPVASRVYAYSNLAYYEAIRFKEQGSYSIAASMKGFGRMPLPVAGEAYNYTLAAVGSFFRVAEALSFSKDSLVITEKKLFDAFQQAGIPTRTYENSLLLADTIARVIIARAAHDNYKKTRGMPRYSVFKEQGKWQQTPPDYADATEPNWKLIQPLLLDSAAQFKPVPPPPYDWQKNSPFYQEVMEVYTVKKNMTSSRDTIAHYWDDNPFVTGHEGHFTFATKKTTPGGHWMGITAILTNQTKTSDVKTARIYALAAAAIFDGFISCWDEKFRSRKVRPITAIREHIDPNWNALLQTPPFPEYTSAHSVITTAVATVLTSQLGTNIAFHDTTELEYLGLDRSFPSILAAADEAAISRLYGGIHFRSAVMEGKKQGQQIGKLYNSTFK, from the coding sequence ATGAAAAAAAGTATCCCCGTTTTTTCTGCCTGCTTATGTATTGTTGTGTTTGTTGCCTGTAAGCAGAAAAAAGAAGGTCTTTCAATAGATACAACCGCTATACAACATCAATGTGTACACCGGCTTACAGAAGTAATCGTTCGTGATATACTTACTCCACCTGTTGCAAGCAGGGTCTATGCTTACAGCAACCTGGCCTATTATGAAGCGATCCGCTTCAAAGAGCAGGGAAGCTATTCCATAGCGGCTTCCATGAAAGGGTTTGGACGCATGCCCCTGCCTGTAGCAGGTGAAGCATACAATTATACGCTGGCTGCTGTGGGGTCGTTCTTCCGTGTGGCAGAAGCGTTGTCTTTCTCTAAAGACAGCCTGGTGATAACGGAGAAAAAGTTATTTGATGCCTTCCAACAAGCAGGCATACCGACACGCACCTACGAAAATTCGCTTTTACTTGCCGATACGATAGCAAGGGTGATTATAGCAAGGGCGGCTCATGATAATTATAAGAAAACCCGCGGCATGCCCAGGTACAGTGTCTTTAAAGAGCAGGGCAAGTGGCAGCAAACGCCTCCCGATTATGCAGATGCCACAGAACCCAACTGGAAACTGATCCAACCATTATTGCTTGATTCTGCCGCGCAATTCAAACCTGTTCCACCACCACCTTACGATTGGCAAAAGAACAGTCCGTTCTACCAGGAAGTCATGGAAGTATATACAGTCAAAAAAAATATGACCTCCTCGCGGGATACCATCGCTCATTATTGGGATGACAACCCCTTTGTAACCGGGCACGAGGGACATTTTACTTTCGCTACAAAAAAAACAACACCCGGTGGTCACTGGATGGGCATTACTGCTATTCTCACCAACCAAACAAAAACCAGTGATGTTAAAACGGCAAGAATTTACGCGTTGGCGGCGGCAGCTATCTTCGACGGGTTTATTTCCTGCTGGGATGAAAAATTCCGCAGCCGTAAGGTGAGGCCTATAACGGCGATCAGGGAGCATATAGATCCCAACTGGAATGCATTACTGCAAACACCGCCGTTCCCCGAATATACCAGTGCACATAGTGTGATTACCACTGCTGTAGCAACCGTGCTGACATCCCAACTGGGAACCAATATTGCCTTTCACGATACAACCGAGTTGGAATACCTGGGATTGGACCGTTCTTTCCCTTCTATCCTGGCAGCGGCCGATGAAGCAGCCATCAGCCGTTTATATGGAGGTATCCATTTCCGGAGCGCCGTCATGGAAGGAAAAAAACAGGGGCAACAGATAGGGAAACTATACAATAGCACTTTCAAATAA
- a CDS encoding VCBS repeat-containing protein translates to MMKHILLYVALSFFVLSCKQKQSLFREIDPEKSGIHFNNLIVENDTLNVMNYEYIYNGGGVGVGDFNNDGLPDIYFTGNRVPNKLYLNKGGMKFEDVTEAAGVGGNQKWCKGVSVIDINNDGLMDLYVCASVLLPASERKNLLYINQGVDKKTGIPVFKEEAAEYGLADSAGTQMAAFFDYDNDGDLDVYLLVNELDGTYPNEFRPIRKDGSWPNTDKLLRNEWNDSLKHPVFTDVSKEAGILIEGYGLGVNITDINNDGWKDIYVSNDYLSNNHLYINNKNGTFTDKSSEYFKHTSKNAMGNDVADINNDGLPDIIEMDMAPAGNYRLKTMMNDISYQTFQNFAQYGYMHQYPRNTLQLNLGPRPLEDGSAGPPAFSEIAYYAGVAHTDWSWAPLAIDVDNDGFRDLLISNGLPKDMSDLDFIAYRKSPVANTPRSEMLKQLPSVKVSNYIFHNNGNLSFADKTKEWGWDIPTFSAGMAYADFDGDGDIDVVINNTNMEATLLENTLNDHKDNKHNFLRIQLRGDTLNRNGLGATIRLHYQDKQQFYEYTPYRGYMSSVENIAHFGVGSTSIIDSVVVTWPNGKKQVQQRVPVNQTLTINSKNADRQAAPFGYSSPPGWFTDITAKTGIHFLSSEADFIDFNIQRLIPHKLSQYGPPLAAGDVNGDGLQDLLIGGGSPNYATLFIQKPDGSFYQRKFTDTTDLKYQDDAGICLFDADGDGDLDVYIASGGSENPPGSKVYADHFYINDGKGNFKEYPSAFPINLTAKSCVKAIDFDNDGDLDLFVGGRVLPGSYPSPVSSYIYRNDSKDGKIIFTDVTKEVAPALQNIGMVSDALWTDIDNDGMPDLIVVGEWMPVTILKNNKGKFSIVSSPLQNTTGWWNSITATDIDNDGDMDYVLGNFGTNGFLKPSEQFPIRAYAKDFDNNGSYDALFSTYLPSGIDETIKEYPIASRDELIKEISMMKERFPNYASYARTEMKNIFSEQELTGALQLSVNSFQSCWIENKGNFQFVLHTLPPQAQWAPLYGMVTNDFDGDGNMDILLNGNEFSMAPPLGRYDALNGLLLKGDGKGNFSPLSLLESGIYIPGNGKALIQLVSNNKLTIAAAQNASWLKCFQSRHQNNKIVPLLPDDAFAMVALKNGRRRKEEFGFGSSFLSQSGRFIMLNPSIQSVEIVNNKKQKRVITN, encoded by the coding sequence ATGATGAAACATATACTCCTCTATGTTGCTTTATCTTTTTTTGTCCTCTCGTGTAAACAAAAGCAATCCCTGTTCCGGGAAATAGACCCCGAAAAAAGCGGTATCCATTTCAACAACCTCATCGTGGAAAACGACACGTTGAATGTAATGAACTATGAATATATCTATAACGGAGGAGGTGTAGGCGTAGGTGATTTCAACAACGATGGTTTGCCGGATATTTATTTTACAGGCAACAGGGTTCCCAATAAACTATACCTCAATAAAGGTGGGATGAAATTTGAGGATGTAACGGAGGCCGCGGGGGTAGGCGGCAATCAAAAATGGTGCAAAGGGGTAAGTGTGATAGACATCAATAACGATGGATTAATGGACCTCTATGTATGTGCATCTGTTTTGCTTCCGGCATCCGAAAGGAAGAACCTGTTGTATATCAACCAGGGCGTTGATAAAAAAACCGGTATTCCTGTTTTCAAAGAAGAGGCGGCGGAATACGGGCTGGCCGACTCGGCCGGTACGCAAATGGCGGCTTTTTTCGATTATGACAACGATGGCGACCTGGATGTGTATTTACTGGTGAATGAACTGGACGGAACCTATCCCAATGAATTCCGTCCGATCAGGAAAGATGGCAGCTGGCCCAATACCGATAAATTATTACGTAACGAATGGAACGACAGCTTGAAACATCCCGTATTCACCGATGTTTCAAAAGAGGCGGGCATTCTGATCGAAGGTTATGGACTGGGAGTTAATATTACCGATATCAATAACGATGGATGGAAAGACATTTATGTAAGCAACGATTATCTTTCCAACAACCATTTATACATCAACAATAAAAACGGAACCTTCACCGACAAAAGCAGTGAATATTTTAAACACACCAGTAAAAACGCCATGGGCAATGATGTTGCCGATATCAATAACGACGGCCTGCCGGATATTATTGAAATGGATATGGCGCCCGCAGGCAATTACAGGTTGAAAACAATGATGAACGATATCTCGTACCAGACCTTTCAAAACTTTGCACAGTATGGTTACATGCACCAATATCCGCGCAACACGCTGCAATTGAACCTGGGGCCGAGGCCGCTGGAAGACGGCTCGGCCGGACCTCCGGCATTCAGCGAGATCGCTTATTATGCCGGGGTTGCCCATACCGACTGGAGCTGGGCGCCCCTGGCTATTGATGTAGATAATGACGGCTTCAGAGATCTGCTCATCTCCAATGGATTGCCGAAAGATATGTCGGACCTTGATTTTATTGCATACCGGAAATCGCCCGTGGCCAACACACCCCGTTCGGAAATGTTGAAACAACTGCCATCGGTCAAGGTCAGCAACTATATCTTCCATAACAATGGCAACCTCAGTTTTGCCGATAAAACCAAAGAGTGGGGATGGGATATTCCTACTTTTTCCGCAGGAATGGCTTATGCAGATTTCGACGGCGACGGCGACATAGATGTGGTCATTAACAATACCAATATGGAGGCCACATTGCTCGAGAATACTTTGAATGATCACAAAGACAATAAGCATAATTTTCTACGCATACAACTACGCGGCGACACGTTGAACAGGAATGGTCTCGGAGCCACTATCCGGCTGCACTACCAGGATAAACAACAATTTTACGAGTACACCCCCTACCGTGGTTATATGTCGAGCGTTGAAAACATTGCGCACTTCGGTGTTGGCAGCACTTCGATCATAGATTCAGTAGTAGTGACCTGGCCGAATGGAAAAAAACAAGTACAACAACGTGTTCCTGTTAATCAAACACTGACCATCAATAGTAAAAATGCCGACCGGCAAGCCGCTCCTTTTGGCTATAGCTCACCGCCAGGCTGGTTTACCGATATTACTGCAAAGACGGGCATACATTTCCTTTCTTCCGAAGCAGATTTTATCGACTTCAATATCCAGCGTTTGATCCCTCATAAACTATCGCAATACGGTCCGCCGCTGGCAGCCGGCGATGTGAACGGCGATGGTTTGCAAGACCTGTTGATAGGCGGTGGCTCGCCTAATTATGCCACCCTGTTCATACAAAAACCGGATGGTTCTTTCTATCAACGAAAATTTACAGATACAACTGATCTGAAATACCAGGATGATGCAGGCATCTGTTTGTTCGATGCAGATGGAGATGGCGACCTGGATGTGTACATTGCCAGTGGCGGCAGTGAAAACCCGCCCGGGTCAAAAGTGTATGCAGACCATTTTTACATTAATGACGGGAAAGGAAATTTCAAAGAATATCCATCCGCATTTCCCATCAACCTCACAGCAAAAAGTTGTGTAAAAGCAATAGATTTCGACAACGACGGCGACCTGGATCTTTTTGTTGGAGGAAGGGTATTACCCGGCAGTTATCCCAGTCCTGTTAGCAGTTATATCTACCGGAACGACAGCAAGGATGGAAAGATCATATTCACCGACGTTACGAAAGAAGTGGCGCCCGCATTACAAAACATAGGCATGGTAAGCGATGCCCTCTGGACCGATATAGACAATGACGGGATGCCGGACCTTATTGTTGTTGGTGAATGGATGCCAGTAACCATCCTGAAAAACAATAAAGGCAAATTCTCTATTGTTTCTTCTCCGCTTCAAAATACAACGGGATGGTGGAACAGTATTACTGCAACGGATATCGACAATGATGGAGACATGGATTATGTGCTGGGAAATTTTGGCACGAACGGTTTCCTGAAACCTTCGGAACAGTTCCCCATCCGGGCTTATGCCAAGGATTTCGATAACAATGGAAGCTATGATGCGCTATTCAGTACATACCTTCCTTCGGGTATTGATGAAACGATAAAGGAATATCCCATAGCCAGTCGTGATGAGCTCATCAAAGAGATCAGCATGATGAAAGAACGATTCCCCAACTATGCATCTTATGCCCGTACCGAGATGAAAAATATTTTCTCCGAACAGGAGCTTACAGGTGCATTGCAGCTATCGGTCAATAGTTTCCAGTCTTGCTGGATAGAGAACAAGGGAAATTTCCAGTTCGTACTGCATACGTTACCTCCACAGGCGCAATGGGCACCCTTGTATGGTATGGTTACCAATGATTTCGATGGCGATGGGAACATGGATATTTTGCTGAATGGCAATGAATTCTCCATGGCGCCTCCACTTGGGCGATATGATGCATTAAACGGACTTTTATTGAAAGGCGACGGGAAAGGGAATTTTTCTCCTCTTTCGCTGTTAGAGAGTGGTATTTACATACCGGGTAATGGAAAAGCACTGATACAATTGGTATCCAATAACAAACTAACCATTGCGGCAGCACAAAATGCCTCCTGGCTCAAATGCTTTCAATCCCGGCATCAAAACAATAAGATCGTTCCATTACTACCCGACGATGCATTTGCTATGGTAGCGCTAAAAAATGGACGGAGAAGGAAAGAAGAGTTTGGATTCGGGTCATCCTTTTTGTCGCAGTCGGGAAGATTTATTATGCTCAATCCATCCATTCAATCGGTTGAAATTGTCAATAACAAAAAACAAAAAAGAGTCATTACCAATTAA
- a CDS encoding glycoside hydrolase family 65 protein — MKRRIILLTLLSLGCLTGRVAGQTADAWKITADKIDPASYYGVTVANGMIGIVSSAEPFKVKDVVLAGAYDLYGRGRVSNFLRSFNLLNMQMDIDGHRIGAADAQHMRQELDMRHAGFTTVFSYQDKADISYTYYSLRHLPFTVLMDVSITAKKDISITSASVMEAPDALKEVQNYYNEIDRPHVVIGLLTSSAKSPTGKLLMCASNTFLFSETHGQEPRVIHEMWDNNMHLIKFSKQIKAGETYHFSIAGTSITSAHHDDPLNEAERMTIFAKLEGRERLIGFHNKAWDALWQSDIEVEGDAQAQQDIHSMLYHLYSFVREGTDLSPSPMGLSGLGYNGHVFWDTELWMYPSILVLHPEMARSLVEYRYRRLEAARRNAFNHGYKGAMFPWESAASGVEETPVWALSGPFEHHITACVGIAAWNYYCVTQDKEWLKEKGWPVLKETADFWASRVERNGPGKYEIKNVVAADEWAENVDNNAWTNAAAKANLQYATEAAKILGVQANSDWKQVADNIPILKMDNGVTKEHAAYHGEGIKQADVNLLAYPLKEVTDVRQIRKDLKYYETRVPEQGTPAMTQAIFTLLYARLGDGEKAYHFFKDAYLPNLNPPFRVLAETRGGTNPYFATGAGGIIQSILMGFGGLDITPSGIRQVSSSLPKSWKSLTIKGVGPEKKIFTVK; from the coding sequence ATGAAACGTCGTATAATATTATTGACACTCTTATCGCTTGGCTGTTTAACAGGGCGGGTAGCAGGCCAAACGGCAGATGCATGGAAAATTACAGCCGATAAAATAGATCCGGCTTCCTACTATGGTGTAACGGTGGCTAATGGTATGATCGGTATTGTTTCTTCAGCCGAACCTTTTAAAGTAAAAGATGTGGTGCTGGCCGGCGCTTATGATCTGTATGGACGGGGAAGGGTCAGCAATTTCCTGAGAAGTTTTAACCTGTTGAATATGCAAATGGATATCGATGGCCATCGCATCGGTGCAGCAGACGCACAGCATATGCGGCAAGAACTCGATATGCGGCATGCGGGCTTTACTACTGTTTTCAGCTACCAGGATAAAGCCGATATCTCTTATACTTATTATTCCCTTCGCCATTTGCCGTTTACAGTATTAATGGATGTATCGATTACGGCAAAGAAAGACATCAGCATCACCAGTGCCAGTGTCATGGAAGCGCCCGATGCATTGAAAGAAGTACAAAATTATTATAATGAAATAGACAGACCGCATGTGGTCATTGGGTTATTGACCTCTTCTGCTAAGAGCCCTACCGGCAAATTGCTCATGTGTGCATCCAATACTTTTCTTTTTAGTGAAACACATGGACAGGAACCCAGAGTAATACATGAAATGTGGGATAACAATATGCACCTGATCAAATTCAGCAAGCAGATCAAAGCAGGAGAGACTTATCACTTTTCTATTGCGGGCACTTCCATTACATCGGCTCATCACGACGATCCGCTGAACGAGGCCGAGCGTATGACCATCTTTGCCAAGCTGGAAGGAAGGGAAAGGTTGATAGGTTTTCACAACAAGGCATGGGATGCTTTATGGCAAAGCGATATAGAAGTAGAAGGAGATGCGCAGGCGCAGCAGGACATTCACAGCATGCTCTATCATCTCTATTCTTTTGTGAGAGAAGGAACCGACCTGAGTCCATCGCCTATGGGGCTGTCGGGATTGGGTTACAACGGGCATGTTTTCTGGGACACAGAATTGTGGATGTATCCTTCCATACTGGTATTGCATCCTGAAATGGCGAGGAGCCTGGTAGAATATCGTTACAGGAGGCTGGAAGCCGCGCGGCGCAACGCTTTCAATCATGGATACAAAGGGGCGATGTTCCCCTGGGAAAGTGCGGCAAGTGGTGTGGAAGAAACGCCGGTATGGGCATTGAGCGGACCTTTTGAACACCATATCACTGCCTGTGTAGGCATTGCGGCATGGAATTATTATTGTGTTACACAAGACAAGGAATGGCTGAAAGAAAAAGGATGGCCCGTACTGAAAGAAACGGCAGATTTCTGGGCGAGCCGCGTAGAAAGAAATGGCCCTGGCAAATACGAAATCAAAAATGTGGTGGCGGCAGACGAGTGGGCAGAGAATGTAGACAACAATGCATGGACCAATGCGGCTGCGAAAGCCAACCTGCAATATGCCACAGAGGCCGCGAAAATATTAGGTGTTCAAGCCAACAGTGATTGGAAACAGGTAGCCGATAATATCCCCATTCTTAAAATGGACAATGGGGTAACAAAAGAACATGCCGCTTATCATGGCGAAGGGATCAAGCAGGCCGATGTGAACCTGTTGGCATATCCGCTGAAGGAGGTAACAGATGTGCGGCAAATCCGGAAAGACCTGAAATATTATGAAACAAGGGTACCGGAGCAGGGTACGCCCGCCATGACACAAGCCATATTTACTTTATTGTATGCCCGGTTAGGAGACGGGGAAAAAGCCTATCATTTTTTCAAAGATGCTTATCTGCCCAACCTGAATCCGCCTTTTCGTGTACTGGCTGAAACCAGGGGCGGTACCAACCCTTATTTCGCAACAGGAGCTGGTGGCATCATTCAAAGCATATTGATGGGTTTCGGCGGACTGGATATCACTCCATCCGGTATCCGGCAAGTATCTTCCAGCTTGCCGAAAAGCTGGAAAAGTCTTACGATCAAAGGGGTAGGGCCGGAAAAGAAAATCTTTACGGTGAAATAG